The following proteins are encoded in a genomic region of Coffea eugenioides isolate CCC68of chromosome 6, Ceug_1.0, whole genome shotgun sequence:
- the LOC113772870 gene encoding solute carrier family 40 member 2-like, with protein MLNRPLISEPQEQQRQPLSFPPSLLNYLYVGHFLARWGARMWEFSVGLYMINVWPDSLALAAAYGVVESASTALVGPVVGRLVDKFTYIKVLRLWLLSQNFSFMIAGGTVVALLLYEDVKSENFIVFLSFILLINISGAVGGLSTLAGTILVEREWVVVISEGQHPGVLTKMNATIRRIDLVCKLFAPVVSGFIISFVSLTASALTLAIWNILSVCLQYWLLMSVYNGIPALSESSQKRVYRSLPTDSERSSLTDESRNSHYLGDNDLEPLDHGWMRKVIERISRISYFSAWKVYLEQDVVLPGIALALLYFTVLSFGTLMTAALVWQGIPAYIIGIARGISATIGILATFLYPVLESQLSTLRTGLWSIWSQWTCLVVCVASIWVPNKLGAAYLLMGGVALSRLGLWMFDLAVIQQMQDQVPESDRCVVGGVQNSLQSVLDLTTYVMGIIISNPRDFWKLIILSLLVVTLAAVLYSIHIYRVRKHLFHFEKLYPLVRIVFRST; from the exons ATGTTGAACAGGCCGTTAATTTCTGAACCTCAAGAGCAGCAGCGGCAGCCTCTTTCCTTTCCCCCGTCTCTCCTCAATTATCTCTACGTTGGTCACTTCCTAGCCAGATGGGGTGCCAG AATGTGGGAATTCTCTGTTGGTCTGTACATGATTAATGTCTGGCCGGATTCGCTGGCCCTTGCTGCTGCTTATGGTGTGGTGGAATCTGCCTCCACGGCATTAGTTGGTCCTGTTGTTGGACGGTTGGTTGATAAGTTCACGTACATCAAG GTTCTTCGACTTTGGTTATTAAGCCAAAATTTCTCCTTTATGATTGCTGGAGGCACTGTGGTTGCACTTCTGCTGTATGAGGATGTGAAGTCAGAAAATTTCATAGTATTTTTGTCGTTTATCCTGTTAATCAATATTTCTGGAGCTGTTGGTGGGCTCTCCACTCTTGCTGGAACCATTCTGGTTGAAAGAGAATG GGTGGTTGTGATATCAGAAGGTCAACATCCAGGTGTCCTGACTAAGATGAATGCAACCATTCGAAGGATTGATTTAGTTTGCAAGTTATTTGCTCCTGTAGTCTCTGGTTTCATCATCAGCTTTGTCTCTCTAACTGCTTCAGCTTTAACTCTAGCTATCTGGAATATATTGTCCGTTTGCTTGCAGTATTGGCTTCTAATGTCTGTATACAATGGAATTCCTGCTTTAAGTGAAAGCAGTCAAAAGAGGGTTTATAGATCTCTGCCAACTGATTCGGAAAGAAGCTCCTTGACTGATGAAAGTAGAAACTCTCACTACTTAGGTGATAATGATTTGGAGCCTCTCGACCACGGCTGGATGAGAAAAGTAATCGAACGAATTTCAAGAATCTCTTACTTCAGTGCATGGAAAGTTTATCTAGAGCAAGATGTGGTTCTGCCTGGAATTGCGCTTGCTTTACTCTACTTTACCGTACTTAG CTTCGGAACTCTAATGACTGCTGCTTTGGTATGGCAAGGCATACCAGCCTATATAATTGGGATTGCACGAGGAATAAGCGCCACGATAGGGATTCTTGCAACTTTTTTGTACCCTGTTTTAGAATCACAGCTTTCAACACTTCGTACAGGTCTCTGGTCAATTTGGTCTCAG TGGACTTGCCTAGTGGTATGTGTAGCTTCAATTTGGGTCCCGAATAAACTTGGAGCAGCATATTTGCTTATGGGTGGAGTGGCTCTGTCACGTCTTGGACTTTGGATGTTTGATTTAGCAGTCATTCAGCAAATGCAG GATCAAGTTCCGGAATCTGATCGTTGTGTTGTTGGAGGTGTTCAAAACTCTCTACAGTCTGTGTTGGACTTGACCACTTATGTCATGGGCATAATAATATCTAATCCCCGG GACTTCTGGAAGTTGATAATCTTATCTTTGCTCGTGGTGACACTGGCTGCAGTACTGTACAGTATACACATTTATCGCGTAAGAAAGCATCTCTTTCATTTCGAGAAGCTGTATCCACTTGTCAGAATTGTTTTCAGGTCGACTTAG